In a single window of the Scophthalmus maximus strain ysfricsl-2021 chromosome 18, ASM2237912v1, whole genome shotgun sequence genome:
- the gja10b gene encoding gap junction protein alpha 10 b: MGDWNLLGSILEEVHIHSTIVGKIWLTILFIFRMLVLGVAAEDVWDDEQSEFVCNTEQPGCKNVCYDHAFPISLIRYWVLQIIFVSSPSLVYMGHALYRLRTLEKERHRKKACLKAELEGRDPIQEDHKRIERELRKLDEQKKVRKAPLRGSLLRTYVFHILTRSVVEVGFIIGQCALYGIGLSPLYKCERLPCPNSVDCFVSRPTEKNIFMVFMLVIAGVSLFLNLLEIFHLGVKKIKQGLYGYKYGDDESVCRSKKNSVVQHVCVFTNSSPQRMMQLTQMTCSGVSDAVRETLPLNLPPGASQNLEQSNSSQQHPAQMYLPSQADIQVLQQLGALERRYTLESCKPSCSSDESNGRRGSGQPQYAGPRATLMASHMEIPAALKTTQRKQSRVSACREFSDTSDSPESDHYPTARKCSFMSRGMSEGMLATSDSANSHSVTDLEAQHLNQGESPMVTPPPPSSGRRMSMSMILELSSIMKK; this comes from the coding sequence ATGGGGGACTGGAACTTATTAGGGAGCATTTTAGAAGAGGTCCACATCCATTCCACCATCGTGGGGAAGATCTGGCTCACCATCCTCTTCATTTTCCGGATGCTTGTGCTCGGTGTTGCAGCGGAGGACGTCTGGGACGACGAGCAGAGTGAGTTTGTTTGCAACACAGAGCAACCGGGCTGCAAGAATGTCTGCTACGACCACGCTTTCCCCATCTCCCTCATCCGCTACTGGGTCCTTCAGATCATCTTCGTGTCCTCCCCGTCCCTGGTCTACATGGGCCATGCCTTATACCGTTTGAGGACCCTTGAGAAAGAGAGGCACAGGAAAAAAGCCTGCCTGAAAGCCGAGCTGGAGGGGAGAGACCCCATCCAGGAGGACCATAAGAGAATCGAGCGAGAGCTCAGGaaacttgatgaacagaagaaagtAAGGAAAGCTCCCCTCAGAGGCTCCTTGCTGCGCACATATGTTTTCCATATCTTGACTAGATCTGTGGTGGAGGTGGGTTTTATTATAGGACAGTGTGCTCTGTACGGCATCGGGCTTTCGCCTCTGTACAAATGCGAGAGGTTGCCTTGCCCCAACAGCGTTGACTGTTTTGTGTCCCGAccaacagagaaaaacattttcatggtcTTCATGCTGGTTATCGCTGGAGTGTCTCTATTCCTCAACCTCCTGGAGATTTTCCATCTAGGGGTGAAGAAGATCAAACAAGGCTTGTACGGATACAAATATGGGGATGATGAAAGTGTGTGCAGGTCAAAGAAAAACTCCGTGGTGCAGCACGTTTGCGTGTTCACCAACTCCTCACCGCAGAGGATGATGCAGCTCACACAGATGACCTGCTCTGGTGTCTCCGATGCTGTCAGGGAGACTCTGCCTTTGAATTTACCCCCAGGGGCCTCTCAGAATCTGGAGCAGTCCAACAGTTCCCAGCAGCACCCTGCACAGATGTACCTGCCGAGCCAAGCCGACATCCAGGTCCTGCAGCAACTGGGGGCGTTGGAGCGGCGCTACACCCTGGAGAGCTGCAAACCCTCGTGTAGCAGTGATGAGTCGAACGGACGCCGCGGCTCGGGCCAGCCGCAGTACGCAGGCCCTCGGGCCACACTCATGGCCAGCCACATGGAGATCCCAGCAGCCCTGAAGACCACgcagaggaagcagagcaggGTGAGCGCTTGCAGGGAGTTCAGTGACACGAGTGATTCCCCGGAGAGCGACCACTACCCCACAGCCAGGAAGTGCAGTTTTATGTCCAGAGGAATGTCAGAAGGCATGCTGGCCACATCCGACAGCGCCAACTCGCACAGCGTTACAGATCTCGAGGCCCAGCACCTCAACCAGGGCGAGAGTCCCATGGTGACCCCGCCGCCTCCATCCAGTGGGAGGAGGATGTCCATG